One genomic region from Apteryx mantelli isolate bAptMan1 chromosome 7, bAptMan1.hap1, whole genome shotgun sequence encodes:
- the LOC136992437 gene encoding prosaposin-like — protein sequence MENKWSGWVLILSVCLGSYQAGASPLGGKPACGERPQDWCRDARTAARCGALEHCRLAAGDLPLGKGIPCHLCQVVVSVVGKILQDNCTEDKLRGFLEKKCQYLPFQDWSVKCKKMVDTGILVLTQLGKQVLSDPKVVCGTIKLCQPRQRPASALEFRKPPASPGDDFAQPAAPFAANMLPPPLLRPQDPRERGDLCGDCARLVAAVQGQMDTSAFGVQTFAARLRSECESLGPLLAPSCQRYLAAYSDMAARLLRHLFPQDPQELCGLVGACASPAPLAPLAEKVLHALGALDRAAGATPLCEVCEFAVKAAEGLLENNVTEEQLVNDMEKVCYMLPHGVIGQCKDFVDSYGKAVVIMLLEATDPRAVCTMLRCCPKAPAARAGAGALERPAAGAFCNVCQIVITYFDNELLKNETLSELGDMLEKGCELLPSPFTGQCEALVTQYEPAAVRLLVQMMDPTFVCTKLRACDSPEEEEEEERLGAEPCARGPRYWCRSAATAAACDAVEHCKQHVWG from the exons ATGGAGAACAAATGGAGTGGCTGGGTGTTGATCCTTTCTGTTTGCTTGGGGTCCTATCAAG CCGGAGCCAGCCCCCTCGGCGGGAAGCCCGCGTGCGGCGAGCGGCCCCAGGACTGGTGCCGGGACGCGCGGACGGCGGCGCGGTGCGGGGCGCTGGAGcactgccgcctcgccgccggggACCTGCCGCTGGGG AAGGGCATCCCGTGCCACCTGTGCCAGGTGGTGGTCTCCGTGGTGGGGAAGATCCTGCAGGACAACTGCACTGAG GACAAGCTCCGGGGCTTTCTGGAGAAGAAGTGCCAGTACCTGCCCTTCCAGGACTGGTCGGTCAAGTGCAAGAAGATGGTGGACACGGGCATCCTGGTGCTCACCCAGCTGGGCAAGCAAGTGCTG TCGGACCCCAAGGTGGTGTGCGGGACCatcaagctgtgccagccccggcagcgccccgccAGCGCCCTCGAGTTTCGGAAGCCGCCGGCGTCGCCCGGGGACGACTTTGCCCAGCCAGCCGCCCCCTTCGCGGCCAAcatgctgccgccgccgctgctgcggcCCCAGGACCCGCGGGAGCGGGGGGATCTGTGCGGGGACTGCGCCCGGCTGGTGGCGGCCGTGCAGGGCCAGATGGACACCAGCGCCTTCGGCGTCCAGACCTTCGCCGCCCGCCTCCGCAGCGAGTGCGAGAGCCTGGGGCCCCTCCTGGCACCGAGC TGCCAGCGCTACCTGGCAGCGTACTCGGACATGGCTGCGCGGCTGCTCCGGCAC CTCTTCCcgcaggacccccaggagctgtgcgGGCTGGTGGGCGCCTGCGCCTCGCCGGCGCCGCTGGCCCCGCTCGCCGAGAAGGTGCTGCACGCCCTGGGCGCGCTGGACCGCGCCGCG ggggcgaCGCCGCTGTGCGAGGTGTGCGAGTTCGCCGtgaaggcagccgagggcctccTGGAGAACAACGTGACCGAG GAGCAGCTGGTCAACGACATGGAGAAGGTGTGCTACATGCTGCCCCACGGCGTCATCGGCCAGTGCAAGGACTTCGTGGACTCCTACGGCAAAGCCGTGGTCATCATGCTGCTGGAGGCCACCGACCCGCGGGCCGTCTGCACCATGCTGCGGTGCTGCCCCAAGGCGCCGGCGGCCCGCGCAG GGGCCGGGGCGCTggagcggccggcggcgggcgccttcTGCAACGTGTGCCAGATCGTCATCACCTACTTCGACAACGAGCTGCTCAAGAACGAGACGCTGTCGGAGCTGGGCGACATGCTGGAGAAGGGCTGCGAGCTGCTGCCCTCGCCGTTCACGGGGCAG TGCGAGGCGCTCGTCACGCAGTACGAGCCGGCTGCCGTGCGGCTCCTCGTCCAGATGATGGACCCCACCTTCGTCTGCACC AAGCTCAGAGCGTGTGACTcgcccgaggaggaggaggaggaggagcgcctGGGCGCCGAGCCCTGCGCCCGGGGCCCCCGCTACTGGTGCCGGAGcgcggccaccgccgccgcctgcgAC GCCGTCGAGCACTGCAAGCAGCACGTGTGGGGCTAg